Proteins encoded in a region of the Anopheles aquasalis chromosome 2, idAnoAquaMG_Q_19, whole genome shotgun sequence genome:
- the LOC126581237 gene encoding protein unc-50 homolog yields the protein MKYATSPTPSRSNSLLGGNSRANSPLPAPSYYRGDCMSATMKSYKYLRRFVKFDQMDFEYAMWQMVYLFIAPKKVYRNFNYRKQTKSQFARDDPAFLVLLVACLCVTSIGMAWVLSLGFAQTILFTLYVVFVDCIFCGMVVATFLWFLANRYLRDRNSDFDMEWGYAFDVHLNAFFPPLILLHFIQLFFYHPLISKEWFLSTFIGNSVWLLALGYYIYITFLGIDVVPSLKNTRIILVTLPLLVLFYIVTLIIGWNLSVSLMYYYHYRVL from the exons ATGAAATACGCTACGTCGCCGACGCCCTCGCGGAGCAACAGTCTGCTCGGGGGAAATTCGAGAGCAAACTCACCGCTGCCAGCACCCTCCTACTATCGCGGAGATTGTATGAGCGCCACGATGAAAAGCTACAAATATCTGCGTCGCTTCGTAAAGTTCGATCAAATGGACTTTGAGTATGCCATGTGGCAAATGGTTTACCTTTTCATAGCGCCCAAAAAGGTCTACCGGAACTTCAACTACCGCAAAC AAACCAAATCACAGTTCGCACGCGATGATCCAGCCTTTTTGGTCCTGCTTGTGGCATGTTTATGCG TCACATCGATAGGGATGGCGTGGGTGTTAAGCTTAGGATTTGCACAGACCATTCTGTTCACGCTGTATGTCGTGTTCGTGGATTGCATCTTCTGCGGCATGGTAGTGGCCACCTTCCTATGGTTCTTGGCCAATCGATATCTGCGAGATCGAAACAGTGACTTCGACATGGAGTGGGGCTACGCGTTCGATGTGCATTTGAACGCGTTCTTTCCGCCGCTGATACTGCTGCACTTTATTCAGCTATTTTTCTACCATCCGCTCATCAGCAAAGAGTGGTTTCTCTCGACCTTCATCGGCAACAGCGTCTGGCTGTTGGCCCTGGGCTACTACATCTACATCACGTTCCTTGGCATAGACG TGGTGCCCAGTTTAAAAAATACCCGAATAATCCTCGTGACGTTGCCCCTGCTGGTCCTGTTCTACATCGTGACCCTCATCATTGGGTGGAATCTGAGTGTCTCCTTGATGTACTACTATCACTACCGAGTTCTTTAA